One window from the genome of Chroococcidiopsis sp. TS-821 encodes:
- the rplX gene encoding 50S ribosomal protein L24 → MAARKNGNAPIRHKMHVKTGDTVQVISGSDKGKVGEVLKTYPKLSKVIVKGVNVKTKHVKPTQEGESGRIVTSEAPIHSSNVMLYSTKQNIASRVCYTFNEQGRKVRMLKKTGEILDK, encoded by the coding sequence ATGGCTGCACGTAAGAATGGAAATGCGCCGATTCGCCATAAAATGCACGTCAAAACCGGAGATACTGTACAAGTCATCTCAGGTAGCGACAAAGGTAAAGTCGGCGAAGTTCTCAAGACGTATCCTAAATTAAGCAAAGTGATCGTCAAAGGCGTGAATGTCAAAACCAAACACGTCAAACCAACCCAAGAAGGTGAATCTGGTCGAATCGTAACTTCAGAAGCTCCGATTCACAGTTCTAATGTCATGCTCTACTCGACGAAGCAAAACATTGCCAGTCGCGTTTGCTACACCTTTAACGAGCAAGGTCGTAAAGTCCGAATGCTTAAAAAAACAGGTGAAATTCTTGATAAATAG
- the rplN gene encoding 50S ribosomal protein L14 produces the protein MIQPQSYLNVADNSGARKLMCIRVMGAGNRRYGNVGDVIIAVVKDAIPNMAVKKSDVVRAVIVRTRKGLRRESGMSIRFDDNAAVIINADGNPRGTRVFGPVARELRDKNFTKIVSLAPEVL, from the coding sequence GTGATTCAACCCCAGTCTTACCTTAATGTTGCTGATAATAGCGGTGCGCGCAAACTTATGTGCATCCGCGTTATGGGTGCAGGTAATCGCCGTTATGGCAATGTAGGCGATGTGATTATCGCTGTTGTAAAAGACGCCATTCCGAATATGGCAGTAAAAAAATCAGATGTTGTGCGGGCAGTAATTGTGCGTACGCGTAAAGGATTGCGCCGCGAAAGTGGCATGAGCATTCGCTTTGATGACAATGCTGCAGTTATTATCAACGCCGATGGTAATCCCAGAGGTACGCGTGTTTTTGGACCTGTTGCCCGCGAACTACGCGACAAAAACTTTACCAAAATTGTTTCCCTGGCTCCGGAGGTGCTGTAA
- the rpsQ gene encoding 30S ribosomal protein S17 codes for MAVKERVGVVVSDKMEKTVVVAVENRAPHPKYGKIVVQTRRYKAHDEANECKEGDRVRIQETRPLSRTKRWVVKEILSSATTS; via the coding sequence ATGGCAGTTAAAGAACGAGTTGGCGTAGTAGTGAGCGACAAAATGGAAAAAACGGTCGTCGTTGCCGTAGAAAACCGCGCTCCTCACCCCAAGTACGGAAAAATCGTCGTCCAAACGCGGCGCTATAAAGCTCATGATGAAGCAAATGAGTGTAAAGAAGGCGATCGCGTCCGCATCCAAGAAACTAGACCGCTCAGCCGCACAAAACGCTGGGTAGTTAAAGAAATTCTGAGTAGTGCCACTACTAGCTAG
- the rpmC gene encoding 50S ribosomal protein L29 translates to MPLPKISEARNLSDEELATQIAALKKQLFQLRLQRATRQLEKPHQFKHARHQLAQLLTVEHERKLAAQSSQSVAEK, encoded by the coding sequence ATGCCACTTCCAAAAATTTCCGAAGCGAGAAACTTGAGTGACGAAGAACTAGCTACTCAAATCGCAGCGCTGAAGAAGCAACTCTTTCAACTGCGCCTACAAAGAGCTACGCGACAGTTAGAAAAACCACATCAGTTTAAGCACGCTAGACACCAGCTAGCTCAATTACTCACCGTAGAACACGAAAGAAAGCTCGCAGCACAATCATCACAGTCGGTTGCAGAAAAATAA
- the rplP gene encoding 50S ribosomal protein L16, with protein MLSPRRTKFRKQQRGRMEGVATRGNTLNFGDFGLQALEPAWITSRQIEASRRAMTRYIRRGGKIWIRIFPDKPVTMRPAETRMGSGKGSPEYWVAVVKPGRILFEIAGVPEATAREAMRLAMYKLPIKTKFIVRSEEEV; from the coding sequence ATGTTAAGTCCTAGAAGAACAAAATTCCGCAAACAGCAGCGCGGACGGATGGAAGGAGTCGCCACGCGAGGTAATACCCTTAATTTTGGTGACTTTGGTCTTCAAGCGCTAGAACCTGCTTGGATCACCTCACGTCAAATCGAGGCTTCGCGTCGAGCAATGACTCGATACATTCGCCGTGGTGGAAAAATTTGGATTCGTATTTTTCCTGATAAACCAGTAACAATGCGCCCAGCCGAAACGCGGATGGGTTCGGGTAAAGGTTCTCCCGAATACTGGGTAGCAGTTGTTAAACCAGGACGTATTTTATTTGAAATCGCGGGTGTACCTGAAGCAACCGCGCGCGAAGCAATGCGCTTGGCAATGTACAAGTTGCCGATCAAAACAAAGTTTATTGTGCGTTCTGAGGAGGAGGTTTAA
- the rpsC gene encoding 30S ribosomal protein S3, whose translation MGQKIHPVGFRLGVTQEHQSRWFAEPARYPEILKEDHKLRNYIEQKLGRLAQNNAGISEVRIERKADQIDLEVRTARPGVVVGRGGTGIESLRTGLQELLGGNRQIRINVVEVQQVDADAYLIAEYIAQQLERRVSFRRVVRQTIQRAQKAGIQGIRIQVSGRLNGAEIARTEWTREGRVPLHTLRADIDYAYTTAQTIYGILGIKVWIFKGEIIPGQEQAPTPSSNQPRRRQPQQRRRQQFEDRSNEE comes from the coding sequence GTGGGACAGAAAATTCATCCAGTTGGTTTTCGCCTAGGAGTAACTCAGGAACACCAATCGCGGTGGTTTGCTGAACCAGCGCGCTATCCTGAGATTTTGAAAGAAGATCATAAGCTGCGCAACTATATCGAGCAAAAGCTCGGCAGACTCGCACAAAATAACGCAGGAATTTCGGAAGTACGGATCGAGCGTAAAGCAGATCAAATCGACCTAGAAGTACGTACTGCTCGCCCCGGCGTCGTTGTCGGTCGAGGTGGTACAGGAATCGAATCGCTGCGCACAGGATTACAAGAATTACTCGGTGGTAACCGTCAAATTCGCATTAATGTAGTCGAAGTGCAGCAAGTCGATGCTGATGCTTATCTGATTGCTGAATATATTGCACAGCAGTTAGAACGTCGCGTTTCGTTTCGCCGCGTCGTCCGTCAAACGATTCAGCGCGCTCAAAAAGCAGGAATTCAAGGCATCCGCATTCAAGTCAGCGGTCGATTAAATGGTGCAGAAATTGCGCGTACCGAGTGGACTCGTGAAGGTAGAGTTCCTCTACACACGTTACGGGCAGATATTGACTATGCCTACACCACTGCTCAAACGATCTACGGAATTTTAGGCATTAAGGTATGGATCTTTAAAGGAGAAATTATTCCTGGACAAGAGCAAGCACCAACACCATCATCAAATCAGCCGCGTCGTCGCCAACCACAACAGCGCCGTCGTCAGCAGTTTGAAGACCGTTCCAACGAAGAATGA
- the rplV gene encoding 50S ribosomal protein L22, producing MASDTTEVKASARYIRMSPYKVRRVLDQIRGRSYREALIILEFMPYRACDPILKVLRSAVANAEHNAGLNPAELKITQAYADQGPVLKRFQPRAQGRAYQIRKPTCHITVAVATDAALAAES from the coding sequence ATGGCTAGTGATACTACAGAAGTAAAAGCAAGCGCGCGCTACATTCGGATGTCTCCTTATAAAGTACGTCGCGTTCTCGATCAAATTCGCGGGCGATCGTACCGCGAAGCACTGATTATTCTTGAATTCATGCCCTACAGAGCGTGCGATCCGATCCTCAAAGTGCTCAGAAGCGCAGTTGCTAATGCCGAACACAATGCGGGATTAAATCCAGCCGAACTCAAAATAACTCAAGCGTATGCGGATCAAGGTCCTGTGCTTAAGCGCTTTCAACCTAGAGCGCAAGGGCGGGCTTACCAAATTCGCAAACCTACGTGCCACATTACTGTAGCCGTCGCTACAGATGCAGCATTAGCAGCAGAAAGTTAG
- the rpsS gene encoding 30S ribosomal protein S19, producing MGRSLKKGPFVADSLLSKIEKLNAKGEKQVIKTWSRASTILPQMVGHTIAVHNGRQHVPVFINEQMVGHKLGEFAPTRTFRGHAKSDKKAGR from the coding sequence ATGGGTCGTTCTCTCAAAAAAGGTCCTTTTGTCGCTGACAGTTTGCTCAGCAAAATTGAAAAGCTAAATGCAAAAGGCGAAAAACAAGTTATTAAAACCTGGTCGCGAGCGTCTACCATCTTGCCTCAGATGGTTGGTCACACAATTGCCGTCCATAATGGACGCCAACACGTACCAGTCTTTATCAACGAGCAAATGGTAGGACACAAGCTAGGCGAGTTTGCGCCAACACGTACTTTTCGCGGTCATGCCAAAAGCGATAAGAAAGCAGGGAGATAG
- the rplB gene encoding 50S ribosomal protein L2 produces MGTRSYRPYTPSTRQRVVSDFSEITKTEPERSLTVSIHRAKGRNNRGVITSRRRGGGHKRLYRIIDFKRNKHNIPAKVAAIEYDPNRNARIALLYYQDGEKRYILQPNGLKVGQTVISGPDAPFEDGNALPLSRIPLGTTVHNVELYPGRGAQIVRAAGASAQVVAKEGNYVTLKLPSGEVRMIRRECYATIGQVGNIEARNLSAGKAGHNRWKGRRPKVRGSVMNPVDHPHGGGEGRAPIGRPGPVTPWGKPALGAKTRKPKKASNALIVRRRRKSSKRGRGGRES; encoded by the coding sequence ATGGGTACACGCTCTTATCGACCATATACACCCAGTACGCGCCAACGCGTTGTCTCTGACTTTAGCGAAATTACCAAGACTGAGCCAGAGCGATCGCTTACTGTATCAATCCACCGTGCTAAAGGTCGGAACAATCGCGGAGTAATTACAAGCCGCCGTCGCGGTGGCGGACACAAGCGTTTGTATCGAATCATCGACTTTAAACGGAACAAACACAATATTCCCGCTAAAGTTGCCGCGATCGAGTACGATCCCAACCGTAACGCGCGCATTGCGCTGCTATATTACCAAGACGGCGAAAAGCGGTATATTCTCCAACCCAACGGCTTAAAAGTCGGACAAACTGTAATTTCTGGACCCGATGCACCCTTTGAGGACGGCAATGCCTTACCACTCAGCCGCATTCCTCTAGGAACAACCGTTCACAACGTTGAACTGTATCCTGGTCGCGGTGCGCAAATTGTCCGCGCCGCAGGTGCTAGCGCGCAGGTTGTCGCTAAAGAAGGTAACTACGTGACACTCAAACTGCCTTCTGGCGAAGTCCGCATGATCCGCCGCGAATGCTACGCCACGATTGGGCAAGTTGGCAATATTGAGGCGCGTAACCTCAGTGCTGGAAAAGCTGGACACAATCGTTGGAAAGGACGCCGACCCAAAGTCAGGGGTAGTGTAATGAACCCCGTCGATCATCCGCATGGTGGTGGAGAGGGTAGAGCGCCCATTGGGAGACCAGGTCCTGTGACACCGTGGGGTAAACCAGCATTGGGAGCTAAGACACGCAAGCCGAAAAAAGCGAGTAATGCTTTGATCGTTCGCCGTCGACGTAAGTCTTCCAAACGCGGTCGCGGTGGCAGAGAATCATAA
- a CDS encoding 50S ribosomal protein L23 gives MPKIDRRSLPDLVRRPILTEKATRLMEENKFTFEVTPKATKPQIKAAIEDLFEVKVVQVNTQQQPRKQRRVGRFVGFKPQYKKAIVTVATGEEDKIRKVLFPDV, from the coding sequence GTGCCTAAAATTGATCGGCGATCGCTCCCTGATTTAGTACGTCGTCCTATACTCACCGAAAAGGCGACGCGGCTGATGGAGGAAAACAAATTTACTTTTGAAGTGACTCCAAAAGCAACAAAACCACAAATCAAAGCAGCGATCGAGGACTTATTTGAAGTCAAAGTTGTTCAAGTTAATACCCAACAGCAGCCGCGCAAGCAGCGTCGGGTCGGGCGATTTGTTGGTTTTAAGCCCCAATACAAGAAAGCTATTGTCACGGTAGCGACTGGGGAAGAAGACAAAATTAGAAAAGTCCTGTTCCCAGATGTTTAG
- the rplD gene encoding 50S ribosomal protein L4 has protein sequence MVECVVKNWQGEEVGQAALDLQVANEKSASHIVHRALVRQTTNARQGTASTKTRAEVRGGGRKPWRQKGTGRARAGSIRSPLWRGGGVIFGPKPRDYEIKMNRKERRLALRTALVSRAEDIVVVEDFASELARPKTKDLIAAIARWGIDTDTKVLLILPEMVETIYLSARNVAQIKLITADQLNVYDLLNADRIVTTVAAIEKIQEVYGA, from the coding sequence ATGGTAGAGTGTGTAGTAAAAAACTGGCAGGGAGAAGAGGTAGGGCAAGCAGCACTCGATTTGCAAGTTGCCAATGAAAAAAGTGCCTCGCACATAGTCCACCGTGCATTAGTACGGCAAACAACGAATGCGAGACAAGGCACGGCAAGTACTAAAACTCGTGCAGAAGTCCGTGGTGGGGGTCGCAAACCTTGGCGACAAAAAGGAACAGGTCGCGCGCGGGCTGGTTCGATTCGTTCGCCATTATGGCGTGGCGGTGGTGTCATCTTTGGACCAAAGCCCAGAGACTATGAAATTAAAATGAATCGCAAAGAGCGACGGCTTGCTTTACGCACCGCTTTAGTAAGTCGCGCTGAAGATATAGTCGTTGTGGAAGACTTCGCGAGTGAGTTAGCCCGACCCAAGACAAAAGATTTAATTGCGGCGATCGCGCGCTGGGGAATTGATACAGATACCAAGGTACTGTTGATTCTACCAGAAATGGTAGAAACAATTTATTTATCAGCCCGAAACGTTGCACAAATTAAGCTAATCACCGCAGATCAGTTAAATGTCTACGACTTGTTAAACGCTGACCGGATCGTGACAACAGTAGCTGCTATTGAAAAAATTCAGGAGGTCTACGGTGCCTAA
- the rplC gene encoding 50S ribosomal protein L3, which yields MAVGILGTKLGMTQVFDEAGKAIPVTVVQAGPCTVTQIKTKQTDGYAAIQVGYKEVKPKALNKPLLGHLAKSSAPALRHLREYHLDNPSEYNLGQEIKADIFTAGQIVDVIGTSIGRGFAGYQRRHNFGRGPMSHGSKNHRLPGSIGAGTTPGRVYPGKRMAGRLGGKRVTIPHLTIVKVDSERNLLLIKGAVPGKPGALLNIVPAKRGSQK from the coding sequence GTGGCTGTAGGTATCCTCGGCACCAAGCTGGGCATGACCCAAGTGTTTGACGAGGCAGGAAAAGCAATTCCTGTAACTGTAGTTCAAGCCGGTCCATGCACAGTTACGCAAATCAAAACCAAACAAACAGATGGTTACGCTGCCATCCAAGTCGGCTACAAAGAAGTTAAGCCGAAAGCGCTTAACAAACCTTTATTAGGTCATCTTGCCAAATCTTCGGCTCCAGCTTTGCGCCATCTGCGCGAGTATCACTTAGATAATCCGAGCGAATACAATTTAGGTCAAGAAATCAAGGCAGATATCTTTACTGCCGGACAAATCGTTGATGTCATTGGCACAAGCATCGGTCGCGGTTTTGCAGGTTATCAAAGGCGGCACAACTTCGGTCGCGGTCCAATGTCACATGGTTCTAAAAACCATCGATTACCTGGTTCAATCGGTGCAGGTACGACACCAGGGCGTGTTTATCCAGGCAAAAGGATGGCAGGTCGCCTAGGTGGAAAACGCGTCACGATTCCTCACCTCACAATTGTCAAAGTAGACTCCGAACGCAACTTGTTGCTAATCAAAGGAGCAGTTCCAGGAAAACCTGGTGCTTTATTGAATATTGTGCCAGCTAAGCGAGGTAGTCAAAAGTAG
- a CDS encoding NAD(P)H-quinone oxidoreductase subunit N gives MALIVIGNKFIKDLEKVGALGVYVPPEGGFEGRYQRRLRAAGYTTLHITARSLGDVSAYLTKVHGVRPPHLGKKSVGKGAAVGNVYYAPPIVTYHLQQLPPKSKGLVLWMIEGHLLSNQEVEYLAKLPSLEPRVKIVLERGGDRYFRWTPLKDTLPTSYQSA, from the coding sequence ATGGCACTCATTGTTATCGGTAATAAATTTATTAAAGACCTAGAAAAGGTTGGCGCCCTTGGCGTTTACGTACCTCCTGAGGGAGGTTTTGAAGGTCGCTATCAACGCCGACTACGAGCAGCAGGATATACTACATTGCATATTACGGCGCGGTCTTTGGGCGATGTTTCTGCATATTTAACCAAAGTTCATGGAGTTCGACCGCCACATCTTGGTAAGAAAAGTGTTGGTAAAGGTGCTGCAGTAGGAAATGTTTACTATGCTCCACCGATTGTGACTTACCATTTACAACAACTACCTCCTAAGTCAAAAGGGTTAGTGTTGTGGATGATCGAGGGACATCTACTTTCTAATCAGGAAGTTGAGTACTTAGCGAAATTACCAAGCCTAGAGCCACGGGTAAAAATCGTCCTCGAACGGGGAGGCGATCGCTATTTCCGCTGGACACCCTTAAAAGATACATTACCAACGAGCTATCAAAGTGCTTAG
- a CDS encoding NACHT domain-containing NTPase, with amino-acid sequence MKRRSSRSLKATPEGIKVANKAILKFATKIELAVEIEVSRATVQNFFAGKPIDRENFHKICEKLGLSWQEIADLPDTYSVKTNQETLRSELNEASQIWKQIQADIQHKYGRIRTLDMSYPRPLQELYTNMNVLKSISSRRWLEIEELQPYQLSDSNDLDLCNANKQKLSGLQAVQNYSKLIILGKPGSGKTTFLKHLATECAFGKLRYQIPIFISLKNFAASSHTSSLSTYINQELANYNVDAILTSQILNQGKALILLDGLDEVRQKEVHRVLQQINQFSTKYHSNQFIITCRIASLDYNLEQFTEVELADFDQSQITEFVHKWFADTQVKSHQFLLKLHQNSRLRELATNPLLLTLLCLVFAEARDFPANRANLYQEALNILLKKWDAKRHVERDELYEYLSVQRKHDLLGYIARNTFERGEYFFKQQDLEQHITNYITSLSDVSLDWQLRLDPEALLKAIEAQHGLLVERARGIYSFSHITFQEYLAAKNIVLNIETQASKIALTQLVSRITDKRWREVFILCAGMLSQADYLLLLAKKHIDDLLVNEPQLIHFLNWLNTKAQNMRGSCPSVIIRAFYLDLELARACNTTAGRLELAKACHSEFARYLDEQLCLDLALDRVLTINNVLGTTKPHLIYHRVLDRAIMRADSIAPELKQVLTMLKQRAIQCTQNDENRFIEWWRLFGQDEVKILQNAVIVHRNFAHHWHFSTYQQNLFKQYYYANTLLLNCLKSKCQVSSEVRQEIENSLLLSSKLFQVAI; translated from the coding sequence ATGAAAAGGCGATCAAGTCGGTCATTAAAAGCTACACCAGAAGGAATAAAAGTAGCTAATAAAGCAATATTGAAATTTGCTACAAAGATTGAATTAGCAGTAGAGATAGAAGTTTCACGCGCTACAGTACAAAACTTTTTCGCTGGTAAGCCAATCGATAGAGAAAATTTTCATAAAATTTGCGAAAAACTTGGGTTATCGTGGCAAGAGATAGCAGATTTACCAGATACTTACTCAGTCAAAACTAATCAAGAAACGCTGAGGTCTGAGTTAAATGAGGCTAGTCAAATATGGAAGCAAATCCAAGCTGACATTCAACACAAGTACGGCAGAATTAGGACTTTAGATATGTCCTATCCAAGACCACTACAAGAGCTTTATACTAACATGAACGTTCTAAAAAGCATTAGTAGTCGTCGTTGGCTAGAAATTGAGGAACTACAACCATATCAGCTATCAGATAGTAACGATCTAGATTTATGCAATGCTAATAAACAAAAATTATCTGGATTACAAGCTGTTCAAAATTATTCTAAGTTAATTATTTTAGGAAAACCAGGTTCAGGTAAAACAACTTTTTTGAAGCATCTTGCTACAGAATGTGCTTTTGGAAAGTTACGCTACCAGATTCCTATTTTTATTAGTCTGAAGAATTTTGCAGCAAGCTCCCATACATCAAGTTTATCTACGTATATTAATCAAGAACTAGCTAATTATAATGTCGATGCTATTTTGACTTCTCAAATATTGAACCAAGGCAAAGCATTAATTCTACTCGATGGTCTCGATGAAGTACGACAAAAAGAAGTTCATCGCGTGCTACAGCAGATCAATCAATTTAGTACTAAGTATCATAGTAATCAGTTTATTATTACTTGTCGTATAGCGTCGCTAGACTATAATTTAGAACAATTTACTGAAGTAGAACTTGCCGATTTTGACCAATCCCAAATTACTGAGTTTGTACATAAATGGTTTGCAGATACTCAAGTTAAGAGCCATCAATTTCTTCTCAAACTCCACCAAAATTCCCGTCTCAGAGAACTCGCAACAAATCCATTATTATTGACTCTACTCTGTTTAGTCTTTGCAGAAGCTAGAGATTTTCCAGCAAATCGTGCCAACTTATATCAAGAAGCACTAAATATTTTACTTAAAAAATGGGATGCCAAACGCCATGTTGAGCGTGACGAACTTTATGAATATCTATCCGTGCAGCGAAAACACGATTTATTAGGTTATATCGCCCGCAATACCTTTGAGCGTGGAGAATACTTCTTCAAACAGCAAGATTTAGAGCAACATATTACCAATTATATTACTAGCCTATCTGATGTAAGTCTTGATTGGCAATTACGGCTCGATCCCGAAGCTTTGCTCAAAGCAATCGAAGCACAACATGGTTTACTTGTAGAACGTGCTAGAGGAATTTACTCTTTCTCACATATTACCTTTCAGGAATATCTTGCGGCAAAAAACATCGTTCTCAATATTGAAACTCAGGCTTCAAAGATAGCTTTAACACAACTTGTCAGCCGTATTACCGATAAACGCTGGCGCGAAGTGTTTATACTGTGTGCAGGAATGCTTTCACAAGCAGATTACTTATTACTGCTAGCCAAAAAACATATTGATGACTTGTTGGTTAATGAGCCTCAATTAATTCACTTTCTCAACTGGCTAAACACGAAAGCCCAAAACATGAGAGGTTCTTGTCCCTCAGTAATCATTAGAGCATTTTACTTGGATTTAGAACTGGCACGGGCTTGTAATACCACAGCAGGAAGGTTAGAGTTAGCTAAAGCTTGTCATTCTGAATTTGCGCGTTACCTTGATGAGCAATTATGTCTCGATCTTGCCCTTGACCGCGTGCTGACAATTAATAACGTCTTGGGAACTACTAAGCCTCATTTAATTTATCATCGCGTTCTCGACCGCGCAATCATGCGTGCAGATAGCATTGCTCCTGAGTTAAAACAAGTGTTGACAATGCTTAAACAGCGCGCTATACAATGCACTCAAAATGATGAAAACAGATTTATTGAGTGGTGGAGATTATTTGGTCAGGACGAAGTTAAAATTCTCCAGAATGCAGTGATTGTGCATCGTAATTTTGCGCATCATTGGCATTTTAGTACTTACCAGCAAAATTTATTCAAGCAATACTATTACGCCAACACGCTACTGCTCAACTGTCTCAAATCTAAATGTCAAGTGTCTTCCGAAGTCCGACAAGAAATAGAAAATTCTCTATTACTATCATCAAAGCTATTTCAGGTAGCAATATAA